One segment of Aquimarina sp. BL5 DNA contains the following:
- the ffh gene encoding signal recognition particle protein — MFDNLSDKLDKALHILKGHGQITEVNVAETLKEVRRALVDADVNYKIAKDFTATVKQKALGQNVLKSLKPGQLMVKLVKDELTELMGGEVAGVNLSGNPSVVLMSGLQGSGKTTFSGKLANFLKTKKTKKPLLVACDVYRPAAIDQLHVVGEQIGVEVFSDRGNNDPVAIAKAGLAHAKANGFNVVIIDTAGRLAVDEVMMTEIANIHKAVTPDETLFVVDSMTGQDAVNTAKAFNDVLNFDGVILTKLDGDTRGGAAISIKSVVNKPIKFIGTGEKMEAIDVFYPSRMADRILGMGDVVSLVERAQEQFDEEEARKLQKKIAKNQFGFDDFLKQIQQVKKMGNMKDLVGMIPGAGKMMKNVDIDDDAFKHIEAIIHSMTPDERTKPQIINASRKKRIGKGSGTSVQQVNQLLKQFDQMSKMMKMMQGGGGKRMMQMMGKMK; from the coding sequence ATGTTTGATAATTTAAGTGATAAGTTAGATAAGGCGTTACATATTCTAAAAGGCCACGGTCAAATTACAGAAGTAAATGTTGCTGAGACACTTAAGGAAGTTCGTAGAGCGTTAGTTGATGCGGACGTAAATTATAAAATCGCAAAAGATTTTACAGCTACTGTAAAGCAAAAGGCATTAGGTCAGAACGTACTTAAAAGTCTTAAGCCTGGACAATTAATGGTGAAACTTGTAAAAGATGAGTTGACCGAATTGATGGGTGGAGAAGTTGCAGGAGTTAATTTATCAGGAAACCCATCTGTAGTTTTGATGTCAGGATTACAAGGTTCTGGTAAGACTACATTTTCTGGAAAACTAGCTAACTTTCTGAAAACTAAAAAAACTAAAAAACCTCTTTTAGTAGCCTGTGATGTGTATAGACCGGCAGCGATAGATCAATTACACGTAGTAGGAGAGCAAATAGGCGTTGAGGTATTTAGTGATAGAGGTAATAATGATCCTGTAGCAATAGCTAAAGCCGGTCTTGCTCACGCTAAAGCTAATGGATTTAATGTGGTGATTATTGATACAGCAGGTCGTTTGGCTGTTGATGAAGTAATGATGACCGAGATAGCGAATATTCATAAAGCGGTTACCCCAGATGAAACATTATTTGTTGTAGATTCTATGACAGGTCAGGATGCAGTGAATACGGCAAAAGCATTTAATGATGTTTTAAATTTTGATGGAGTAATACTTACCAAGCTTGATGGTGATACTAGAGGTGGTGCAGCTATCTCTATTAAATCTGTTGTTAATAAACCGATTAAGTTTATTGGTACTGGAGAGAAGATGGAAGCTATTGATGTGTTCTATCCTTCTCGTATGGCTGATCGTATTTTGGGAATGGGAGATGTAGTTTCCCTTGTAGAAAGAGCTCAAGAACAATTTGATGAGGAGGAAGCGAGAAAATTACAGAAAAAGATTGCTAAAAATCAATTTGGTTTTGATGACTTTTTGAAGCAAATTCAGCAGGTTAAGAAAATGGGTAACATGAAAGACCTTGTCGGCATGATTCCTGGAGCTGGTAAAATGATGAAGAATGTAGATATAGATGATGATGCTTTTAAGCACATAGAAGCAATTATTCATTCTATGACGCCAGATGAACGAACAAAACCTCAAATTATAAATGCAAGCAGAAAAAAGCGCATAGGCAAAGGTTCTGGTACTTCTGTACAGCAAGTCAATCAATTACTTAAGCAGTTTGATCAAATGAGTAAAATGATGAAGATGATGCAAGGTGGGGGCGGAAAGCGTATGATGCAGATGATGGGTAAAATGAAATAA
- a CDS encoding IS3 family transposase, with protein sequence MDYFKEQHKETLVSTCDLLGVNRQVYYRSIKSIQHKQLIAQQVIDLVRSIRNLMPKLGTRKLYHLLEQKLMVLKVGRDKLFRILKANHMLIKPKRSYHITTDSHHRFRKHKNIVSDLEIVRPEQVWVSDITYIGNRANPSYLALITDAYSKKIMGYNVSNTLNMEGSLQALSMALKNRKYQAKSLIHHSDRGLQYCSNEYQVLLKLNNIKASMTEKYDPYENAIAESINGILKQEFDIAKHSSNLEMKQKMVKNAVEIYNQIRPHLSNAMLTPIKMHNQSVLKRKQYNTKKLKDASILKL encoded by the coding sequence ATCGATTACTTCAAAGAACAACACAAAGAAACCTTAGTTTCTACCTGTGATTTACTCGGGGTAAATAGACAGGTTTATTACAGATCTATTAAATCAATTCAGCATAAACAATTAATCGCTCAGCAAGTTATTGACCTAGTACGCTCTATTAGAAATCTGATGCCTAAATTAGGCACTAGAAAACTATATCATCTACTTGAGCAAAAACTAATGGTTTTAAAAGTTGGTAGAGACAAACTTTTTAGAATACTTAAAGCTAATCATATGCTCATAAAACCCAAAAGAAGCTATCATATTACCACAGACTCACATCATAGGTTTAGAAAACATAAAAATATAGTCAGTGATCTAGAGATTGTTAGACCCGAACAAGTATGGGTAAGTGATATTACTTACATAGGAAATAGAGCAAATCCATCCTATTTAGCTTTAATTACTGATGCTTATTCCAAAAAAATAATGGGGTATAATGTATCTAATACTTTAAATATGGAAGGTTCTTTGCAAGCTCTAAGTATGGCATTAAAAAACAGAAAATACCAAGCAAAGTCTTTAATACATCACTCCGATAGAGGCTTGCAATATTGTTCTAACGAGTATCAGGTTTTACTGAAACTAAATAATATAAAAGCCAGTATGACTGAAAAGTATGACCCATATGAAAACGCCATCGCAGAAAGCATCAATGGAATATTAAAACAGGAATTTGATATTGCAAAACATAGTAGTAATCTTGAAATGAAACAAAAAATGGTGAAAAATGCAGTCGAAATCTATAACCAAATTAGACCTCATTTATCAAATGCTATGCTAACTCCTATCAAAATGCATAATCAATCCGTACTAAAAAGAAAACAGTACAATACAAAAAAGCTTAAGGATGCTAGCATCCTTAAGCTTTAA
- a CDS encoding fasciclin domain-containing protein, whose protein sequence is MKTLIQRLTVPFLCLFVTSLLVSCQTDNNELDQSNPDQIQFEESKIISFDEIEEMTQNIIDGELSEPENDGKSFSDSKNSRFDISRERRVYDFSATVNSGAGAGTEIEGELRLHFTLYHASFTIVRGNLLLPDGTRARARGAIVSDGIVYLIINPPGRGFIFGIGRVNAEGNLQGGFRIFGNGIGRGEWSAELIEITFPDKTIVDLIVEDGRFTSLVGALQATDLVAALSGEGPFTVFAPTDEAFAALDEVPELEVLKQVLLYHVASGRFNTPELLVEEMITTLQGEDVKVSLNENNEIVINDTVKLLSANIGGSNGVIQIIDAVLIPPSFQPLPSIVEIAVATPELSTLVGALQAANLVDTLNGEGPFTVFAPTNDAFDALDAIPQGDALTEVLLYHVAAGKFTAEDLLSGQTVTTVQGDEVTIQMIDGDVFLNGNIKVSIADIEASNGIVHVIDGVLLTPADLQSIVEIAVATPELSILVGALQAANLVDTLNGEGPFTVFAPTNDAFDALEAIPEGDALTEVLLYHVAAGKFTAADLIDGQTVTTVQGDEVSIEMIDGEVFLNGNIKVSIADIEASNGIVHVIEGVLLPPADLQSIVEIAVATPELSTLVGALQVADLVDTLNGEGPFTVFAPTNDAFDALDAIPQGEALTEVLLYHVAAGKFTAADLLAGQTVATVQGDEVTIEMINGEVFLNEIIRVDIADIEASNGVVHVINGVLIPPSL, encoded by the coding sequence ATGAAAACGCTAATCCAAAGATTAACGGTACCGTTCTTGTGCCTTTTTGTAACGTCTCTTTTGGTCTCTTGCCAAACGGATAATAACGAGTTAGACCAATCAAACCCTGATCAGATCCAATTTGAAGAGTCAAAGATTATAAGCTTTGACGAAATTGAAGAAATGACCCAAAACATTATTGATGGAGAGCTTTCAGAACCTGAAAATGATGGAAAATCTTTTTCAGATTCTAAAAATTCTAGATTCGATATTAGCAGAGAAAGAAGAGTATATGATTTTTCAGCTACAGTAAATAGTGGAGCGGGAGCTGGAACCGAGATTGAAGGTGAGCTTAGATTACATTTCACTTTGTATCATGCAAGTTTTACAATTGTAAGAGGAAATTTGTTATTGCCTGATGGAACTAGAGCAAGAGCAAGAGGAGCTATTGTAAGTGATGGAATTGTTTATTTAATAATCAATCCACCCGGTAGAGGTTTTATTTTCGGAATTGGAAGAGTGAATGCAGAAGGTAATCTACAAGGAGGATTTAGAATTTTTGGTAACGGTATAGGACGAGGAGAGTGGAGTGCAGAATTGATAGAAATCACTTTTCCGGATAAGACTATAGTTGATTTAATTGTTGAGGATGGTAGATTTACATCTTTAGTAGGAGCTTTACAAGCTACAGATTTAGTAGCGGCATTATCGGGCGAAGGTCCTTTTACAGTTTTTGCACCAACAGATGAAGCTTTCGCAGCCTTAGATGAAGTTCCAGAATTAGAAGTGTTGAAGCAGGTTCTTTTATATCATGTTGCCAGTGGAAGATTTAATACACCTGAGTTGTTAGTAGAAGAGATGATAACAACACTACAAGGAGAAGATGTAAAAGTTAGTCTAAACGAGAATAATGAAATAGTTATCAATGATACAGTAAAACTTCTTTCTGCTAATATTGGCGGATCTAATGGAGTAATCCAAATTATTGACGCAGTATTAATACCACCATCTTTTCAACCATTACCTTCTATAGTAGAAATTGCAGTAGCAACACCAGAGCTTTCTACTTTGGTAGGTGCGTTACAAGCAGCTAATTTAGTTGATACGCTAAATGGCGAAGGTCCTTTTACAGTATTTGCTCCTACAAACGATGCGTTCGATGCATTGGATGCTATTCCACAAGGAGATGCATTAACAGAGGTGCTTTTATATCATGTTGCTGCAGGTAAGTTCACAGCAGAAGATTTACTTTCCGGTCAGACAGTTACGACTGTTCAAGGTGATGAGGTTACTATCCAGATGATTGACGGAGACGTTTTCTTAAATGGAAATATAAAGGTTAGTATCGCTGATATTGAAGCTTCTAATGGTATTGTGCACGTTATTGATGGAGTATTACTTACTCCAGCTGATTTGCAATCAATTGTAGAGATTGCAGTGGCGACGCCAGAGCTTTCTATATTAGTTGGAGCGTTACAAGCTGCTAATTTAGTAGATACATTAAACGGTGAAGGTCCTTTTACCGTATTTGCTCCAACTAACGATGCATTTGACGCTTTGGAAGCGATTCCCGAAGGAGATGCATTGACAGAGGTGCTTTTGTATCATGTTGCGGCAGGCAAATTTACTGCAGCTGATTTGATTGATGGTCAGACTGTAACCACGGTTCAAGGAGATGAAGTTTCCATAGAGATGATCGATGGGGAAGTGTTTTTGAATGGAAATATAAAAGTTAGTATTGCTGATATTGAGGCGTCTAATGGTATCGTGCACGTAATTGAAGGAGTATTACTTCCTCCAGCTGATCTGCAGTCTATTGTAGAGATAGCAGTTGCAACACCAGAACTCTCTACGTTGGTTGGAGCATTACAAGTAGCGGATTTGGTAGATACCTTAAATGGCGAAGGTCCTTTTACAGTATTTGCACCTACTAATGATGCATTTGATGCTTTGGATGCGATTCCTCAAGGAGAAGCATTAACAGAAGTGCTTTTGTATCATGTTGCAGCAGGTAAATTTACTGCAGCTGATTTGCTTGCAGGTCAGACTGTTGCTACGGTTCAAGGAGATGAAGTTACTATTGAAATGATCAATGGAGAAGTATTTTTAAACGAAATTATAAGAGTCGATATAGCCGATATTGAGGCGTCTAATGGTGTCGTACATGTAATTAACGGAGTATTAATTCCTCCATCTTTATAA
- a CDS encoding fasciclin domain-containing protein, protein MKNFFKKAFLVLCIISIASCSDDDDTTFIPDSMTIADFVADNADYSSLLAALQRTGLDVALNGTGTFTVFAPNNAAFTEFLDGASLDDVPVATLEQILRNHVLGTTETSTDLTTGYVKNIATEANSGANISMYINTTNGVVINGESTVTAPDIMRDNGVIHAVDKVIPLPTMLTFVGIDSNFSTLATVATTTAGFSTDFAAVLSGEDSNLTLLAPDNDAFTDLGDISGASAAALEQILLNHVIAGTNVSTALTTTYANTLATYGDTADNLSIYINTDNGVSFNGISDVSEADIVASNGVIHKVDAVIELPTVVTFATADANFSTLVSALTDLTPMTDFAAILSRTEAGNLDGLDPAFTVFAPTNAAFDALASIPDESGLTPILLHHVIGAANVRSSDLSDGLVTPGTLEGDALTVSIPGTNGAIANLTDGAGNDDVEVVAVDVQASNGIIHVINKVMIPNPLN, encoded by the coding sequence ATGAAAAATTTTTTCAAAAAAGCTTTTTTAGTATTATGTATAATTTCAATCGCTTCTTGTAGTGATGATGATGATACTACATTTATTCCAGATTCGATGACTATAGCCGATTTCGTTGCAGATAATGCAGATTATAGCTCATTGTTAGCAGCATTACAACGAACGGGGCTGGATGTTGCTTTAAACGGAACAGGTACATTTACTGTATTTGCGCCAAATAATGCTGCATTCACCGAATTCTTAGATGGAGCATCCCTAGATGATGTGCCTGTTGCAACTCTAGAACAAATTTTACGAAATCATGTACTAGGTACTACTGAAACTTCTACAGATTTAACAACTGGTTATGTGAAAAATATAGCTACTGAGGCTAATTCTGGAGCAAACATCAGTATGTATATTAATACTACCAATGGTGTAGTTATTAATGGAGAGTCTACAGTTACTGCACCGGATATAATGAGAGATAACGGTGTAATACATGCAGTTGATAAAGTGATTCCATTACCAACAATGCTTACATTCGTTGGGATAGATAGTAATTTTTCTACACTAGCAACGGTGGCTACTACAACTGCAGGATTTAGTACAGATTTTGCTGCTGTTTTAAGTGGAGAAGATAGTAATTTAACTTTATTAGCTCCAGACAATGATGCTTTCACGGATTTGGGTGATATTTCAGGAGCTTCGGCTGCTGCTTTAGAACAGATATTATTAAACCACGTAATCGCAGGAACAAATGTTTCTACAGCACTAACTACAACATACGCTAATACATTAGCTACTTATGGTGATACTGCGGATAACCTAAGTATTTATATCAATACAGATAATGGTGTTTCGTTCAATGGTATTTCTGACGTTAGTGAAGCAGACATTGTAGCATCTAATGGAGTAATTCATAAGGTAGATGCAGTAATTGAATTGCCTACCGTAGTAACTTTTGCAACAGCTGATGCTAATTTTTCTACCTTAGTATCCGCATTAACAGATTTAACTCCAATGACAGATTTTGCTGCCATTTTGTCTAGAACTGAAGCGGGCAATTTGGATGGTTTGGATCCTGCTTTCACAGTTTTTGCTCCAACGAATGCGGCATTTGATGCACTTGCATCAATTCCTGACGAAAGTGGTTTAACACCAATATTACTTCACCATGTAATTGGAGCGGCTAATGTACGTTCTAGTGATTTAAGTGATGGTTTGGTTACACCAGGTACACTAGAAGGAGATGCTCTTACGGTTAGTATTCCAGGAACTAATGGTGCTATAGCTAATTTAACCGATGGAGCAGGAAATGACGATGTAGAAGTTGTTGCTGTTGATGTGCAAGCGAGTAATGGAATTATTCACGTGATCAATAAAGTAATGATTCCAAATCCATTAAACTAA
- a CDS encoding bifunctional 5,10-methylenetetrahydrofolate dehydrogenase/5,10-methenyltetrahydrofolate cyclohydrolase — MEVLDGKKVSNDIKNEIAVEVQKMKDRGEKVPHLAAVLVGNDGASLTYVGSKVKACERIGFESTLVKMPSTTSEIELLAKIKELNENSDIDGFIVQLPLPPQIDTQKVLLAVDPDKDVDGFHPMNFGKMALDMSTFIPATPFGILELLERYNVDTKGKHTVVIGRSHIVGRPMSILMGRKGWPGNSTVTLTHSHTKNITQIISQADIVISALGVPNFLKAEMVKDDAVIIDVGITRVADDTRERGYRIVGDVDYENVSKKASFITPVPGGVGPMTIAMLLKNTLLARERHRNNG; from the coding sequence ATGGAAGTTTTAGACGGAAAAAAAGTAAGTAATGATATAAAAAATGAAATCGCTGTAGAGGTTCAGAAAATGAAAGATCGAGGCGAAAAAGTTCCGCATCTTGCAGCTGTATTAGTAGGAAATGATGGGGCAAGTCTAACTTACGTTGGAAGTAAAGTGAAGGCCTGTGAAAGAATAGGTTTTGAGTCTACTTTGGTTAAAATGCCTAGTACTACAAGTGAGATTGAACTGTTAGCTAAAATCAAAGAATTGAATGAAAATTCGGATATTGATGGTTTTATTGTTCAACTTCCTTTACCACCACAAATTGATACACAGAAAGTATTGTTGGCAGTAGATCCTGATAAGGATGTAGATGGTTTTCATCCAATGAATTTTGGTAAAATGGCATTAGATATGTCAACTTTTATTCCTGCTACTCCATTTGGTATTTTGGAACTATTGGAGCGTTATAATGTTGATACCAAAGGGAAGCATACAGTGGTGATAGGAAGAAGTCATATTGTAGGACGACCTATGAGTATACTAATGGGAAGAAAAGGATGGCCTGGTAATTCTACGGTAACATTAACCCATAGTCATACTAAAAATATAACTCAGATTATTTCTCAAGCGGATATTGTTATTTCTGCCTTAGGAGTTCCTAACTTCTTGAAGGCTGAAATGGTTAAAGATGATGCTGTTATTATCGATGTTGGTATAACGAGAGTTGCAGATGATACTAGAGAGAGAGGGTATCGGATTGTAGGTGATGTGGATTATGAAAATGTTAGTAAAAAAGCTTCTTTTATTACACCGGTTCCCGGAGGAGTTGGTCCAATGACTATAGCAATGCTTCTTAAAAATACATTATTAGCTAGGGAAAGACACCGTAATAATGGATAG
- a CDS encoding transposase, with product MKKSVTTGSVKRTQKDYSLSFKLQLVEEVELGLLSKSQAKLKYGIQGDSTVTKWLQKYGTFDWENQAPKTMSKTPEQKILELEAKVKLLEKQKARAEHLAERADKKVIIFDMLVDMAEKEYDIQIRKNYKPELSITSKNNTKKP from the coding sequence ATGAAAAAATCAGTAACGACAGGTTCTGTCAAGCGGACACAAAAAGACTACTCGCTCTCTTTTAAACTTCAATTAGTCGAAGAAGTTGAGTTAGGTTTGTTGTCAAAATCTCAAGCAAAGTTAAAATATGGTATTCAAGGCGATTCTACAGTCACAAAATGGTTACAAAAATATGGTACCTTTGATTGGGAAAACCAAGCTCCTAAAACAATGTCAAAAACTCCTGAACAAAAAATTTTAGAACTTGAGGCAAAAGTTAAACTTTTAGAAAAGCAGAAAGCTAGAGCAGAACACCTAGCGGAGCGTGCAGATAAGAAAGTAATTATCTTTGATATGCTTGTTGATATGGCAGAGAAGGAATATGACATTCAGATAAGAAAAAATTACAAACCCGAGTTATCGATTACTTCAAAGAACAACACAAAGAAACCTTAG